From the genome of Pseudomonas sihuiensis:
GTGATGCCAGTGTAGACCAGCTCCTTGGTCAACACCGGATTGAGGCTGTCAGGCAGGATCAGCGCGCAATGGGCGAACTCCGAGCCCTGCGACTTGTGCACGGTCATGGCGAACACGGTCTCCACCGCACTCAGACGGCTGGGCAGGATATGTCGCAAGGCGCCGCTGCCGTCATTGCGCGGGAATACCACTCGCAATACCTCGCGCACAGGTGCGCCTAGGGACTCCGGCGGCTCCGGCAGACGCAGCGCGATGCCGATATCGCCGTTCATCAGCCCCAGGCTGTAGTCGTTGCGCGTTACCAGCACAGGTCGACCTTCATACCAGCCATGCGACTGCTCAAGCAGGCCCCGCTTTACCAGCGCTTCGGTAATACGTTCGTTGAGCGCTTCCACGCCCCATGTACCTTTACGAACCGCACAGAGCAACTGAAACTGATCGAACGCTGCCAGGACGCGACCGGCCCAACTATCCCAGGCCTGGGAGTCGGCATCTGGAGCAGGACGCTCCGCCAGCATCACCTGCAGATAATGCGCATACCCCTGCGGACGAAGCTCGCCGCCGCCCTGCCCCTCTATTAATAGTCGCTCCAGCGCACGATCCTGCTCACCTGACAAACGCAACACGTACAAATCATGTGCACCGGTTGCCAGAGTCGCGCGGGTCGACTGCGCATCGCCCAGGTTCACCGCACGCGCCAGACGCCCGATACCCGAACCACTGCCGAAACGACGCGAGTGACGCAGCATGACGATATGCTGCGCCAGAGCCTTGTCACCGGGCACCAACGCCGGATCTTCCAGCCGTTCGCCCGTCTGGCTTTCCAGCCAGGCACGCGTCGCCTCGCTGTAGCCACCGCTCTCCGCCTCTCGGCACAGGTCCCCCAATACCGCACCGGCCTCCACCGACGCCAGTTGGTCCTTGTCGCCCAGCAGAATCAGACGCGCATGCGCTGGCAACGCGCCCAGCAGGCTGGCCATCATTTCCAGGTCAATCATCGAGGCTTCGTCGACCACCAGCACATCCAGTGGCAAGGGGTTGGCGGCATCGTGACGGAAATGACGGCTGCCAGGACGACTGCCCAACAGACGATGCAGCGTCATCACCAGGGTTGGAATCTGCTCACGCACTCGCTCGTCCAGCGCCAGGGACTGCACCTGCGCGCCGATGGATTCGGTCAGCCGCGCGGCCGCTTTGCCGGTGGGCGCCGCCAGACTCAGGCGCAGGGGCTCGCCAGTGGCCATGGCCGCCTCCTGCAACAGCGCCAGAAGGCGCACCACTGTGGTTGTCTTACCGGTTCCCGGCCCACCGGTAATCAGGGTAAAGCGCCCTTGCGCCGCCATAGCACAAGCCAGTTTCTGCCAGTCGGTGAGGCGCTGGCCGTCCACCACCAGCGCATCAGGAAAGAGTGAAGCCAGGCGCACAGCCAGATCGCTCGGCGCCGCGGCGCTCGCCTGCAGACGCCGGGCGATATCGCCAGCCACCTGGCGCTCGTAGCTCCAGTAGCGCCTCATATATAGACAGGCGCCGCTGAGCACCAACGGCGCCCCCTCGGACTCCAGCAGCGAACTGCCCGCACAGGCTGCCAGCCAGGA
Proteins encoded in this window:
- the recD gene encoding exodeoxyribonuclease V subunit alpha — its product is MSAMLAPALRDRAELFALLSIWSERGWLRELDRALAQLFAELDADASPLLLLGAALASHQLGQGHVCLDLAATLANPDFTLSLPPEGEDAEEAMILPSQVLAGLSLESWLAACAGSSLLESEGAPLVLSGACLYMRRYWSYERQVAGDIARRLQASAAAPSDLAVRLASLFPDALVVDGQRLTDWQKLACAMAAQGRFTLITGGPGTGKTTTVVRLLALLQEAAMATGEPLRLSLAAPTGKAAARLTESIGAQVQSLALDERVREQIPTLVMTLHRLLGSRPGSRHFRHDAANPLPLDVLVVDEASMIDLEMMASLLGALPAHARLILLGDKDQLASVEAGAVLGDLCREAESGGYSEATRAWLESQTGERLEDPALVPGDKALAQHIVMLRHSRRFGSGSGIGRLARAVNLGDAQSTRATLATGAHDLYVLRLSGEQDRALERLLIEGQGGGELRPQGYAHYLQVMLAERPAPDADSQAWDSWAGRVLAAFDQFQLLCAVRKGTWGVEALNERITEALVKRGLLEQSHGWYEGRPVLVTRNDYSLGLMNGDIGIALRLPEPPESLGAPVREVLRVVFPRNDGSGALRHILPSRLSAVETVFAMTVHKSQGSEFAHCALILPDSLNPVLTKELVYTGITRARHWFSLVESRAGIFEQAVQRRVARRSGLREALEKQ